One Pseudomonas lalucatii genomic window carries:
- a CDS encoding ABC transporter permease subunit: MKRLNFSTLMLWAGLVFIYLPMVILVIYSFNGSRLVTVWGGWSVKWYVGLLDNTQLMNAVMRSLEIALYTAIAAVALGTLAAFVLTRVTRFKGRTLFGGLVTAPLVMPEVITGLSLLLLFVAMAQLIGWPAERGLLTIWIAHTTFCTAYVSVVVSSRLRELDLSIEEAAMDLGAKPWKVFFLITVPMIAPSLAAGGMMSFALSLDDLVLASFVSGPGSTTLPMEIFSAVRLGVKPEINAVASLILLAVSLMTFLIWFFARRAEERRKRAIQQAMDETTGAGQKNGPDSRRDPSQQPAVA, translated from the coding sequence ATGAAGCGCCTGAATTTCTCCACCCTCATGCTCTGGGCCGGGCTGGTGTTCATCTACCTGCCGATGGTCATCCTGGTGATCTACTCGTTCAACGGCTCGCGCCTGGTCACGGTGTGGGGGGGCTGGTCGGTGAAGTGGTACGTCGGCCTGCTCGACAACACCCAGCTGATGAACGCGGTGATGCGCTCCCTGGAGATCGCCCTGTATACGGCCATCGCCGCCGTCGCGCTGGGGACCCTGGCGGCCTTCGTGCTGACCCGGGTGACCCGCTTCAAGGGCCGTACCCTGTTCGGCGGCCTGGTCACCGCGCCGCTGGTGATGCCCGAGGTGATCACCGGTCTGTCGCTGCTGCTGCTGTTCGTGGCCATGGCCCAGCTGATCGGCTGGCCCGCCGAGCGCGGCCTGCTGACCATCTGGATCGCCCACACCACCTTCTGCACCGCCTATGTGTCGGTGGTGGTGTCGTCGCGTCTGCGCGAGCTGGACCTGTCCATCGAGGAGGCGGCCATGGACCTGGGCGCCAAGCCCTGGAAGGTGTTCTTCCTGATCACGGTGCCGATGATCGCGCCGTCCCTGGCGGCCGGCGGCATGATGTCCTTCGCCCTGTCGCTGGACGACCTGGTGCTGGCCAGCTTCGTCTCCGGGCCGGGTTCCACTACCCTGCCGATGGAGATCTTCTCCGCCGTGCGCCTGGGGGTGAAGCCGGAGATCAACGCCGTGGCCAGCCTGATCCTGCTGGCGGTGTCGCTGATGACCTTCCTCATCTGGTTCTTCGCCCGGCGTGCCGAGGAGCGGCGCAAGCGCGCCATCCAGCAGGCCATGGACGAAACCACCGGGGCCGGCCAGAAGAACGGGCCGGACAGCCGCCGCGACCCGTCGCAGCAGCCGGCCGTGGCCTAG
- a CDS encoding 2OG-Fe(II) oxygenase has product MPTDALDLPLSNIVDDLAEQGWSLQPLFAPTALTLELAAECRRRAAQGALTPAGVGKAQEVREGIRGDRIEWLDAGQSAACDRYLALLDELRLTLNRGLFLGLEDYESHFALYPPGAFYQKHLDRFRDDDRRAVSVVLYLNPDWQPEHGGALRLYLADGSTRDIPPRAGSLVAFLSAEMLHEVLPTSRERLSLTGWFRRRGTDPL; this is encoded by the coding sequence ATGCCTACCGACGCCCTTGATCTGCCCCTTTCGAACATCGTCGACGACCTAGCCGAACAGGGCTGGTCGTTGCAGCCGCTGTTCGCGCCTACTGCTCTGACCCTCGAGTTGGCCGCCGAGTGCCGCAGGCGGGCCGCCCAGGGCGCCCTGACCCCGGCCGGCGTCGGCAAGGCCCAGGAGGTGCGCGAGGGCATCCGCGGCGATCGTATCGAATGGCTGGATGCCGGCCAGTCGGCGGCCTGCGACCGCTACCTGGCGCTGCTCGACGAGCTGCGCCTGACGCTCAATCGCGGGCTGTTCCTGGGCCTGGAGGACTACGAGAGCCACTTCGCCCTGTACCCGCCCGGCGCCTTCTACCAGAAGCACCTGGACCGCTTTCGCGACGACGACCGCCGCGCGGTGTCGGTGGTGCTCTACCTCAACCCGGACTGGCAGCCCGAGCACGGCGGCGCCCTGCGCCTGTACCTGGCGGATGGCTCGACCCGCGACATCCCGCCCCGGGCCGGCAGCCTGGTGGCGTTTCTCTCGGCCGAGATGCTCCACGAGGTGCTGCCGACCAGTCGCGAGCGTCTGTCGCTGACCGGCTGGTTCCGCCGCCGGGGGACCGATCCGCTTTAA
- a CDS encoding FAD-binding oxidoreductase gives MTPAALIEELQTLVEPGKVLTDADALATYGKDWTKHFAPAPSAIVFPKSVEQVQAIVRWANRHGVALVPSGGRTGLSAAAVAANGEVVVAFDYMNQILAFNEFDRTVVCQPGVITQQLQDFAEDQGLYYPVDFASAGSSQIGGNIATNAGGIKVIRYGMTRNWVAGLKVVTGTGELLELNKDLIKNATGYDLRQLFIGAEGTLGFVVEATMRLDRTPQNLTAMVLGTPDFDSIMPVLHAFQGKLDLTAFEFFSDRCLDKILARGDVPAPFETRAPFYALLEFEATTEQVADAALATFEHCVEQGWVLDGVMSQSEQQLQNLWKLREYISETIAHWTPYKNDISVTVSKVPAFLADIDNLVNSNYPDFEVLWYGHIGDGNLHLNILKPDALSKDEFFAKCATVNKWVFEVVQKYNGSISAEHGVGMTKRDYLGYSRSEAEIGYMKAIKAVFDPNGIMNPGKIFPL, from the coding sequence ATGACCCCAGCTGCCCTGATTGAAGAACTGCAGACCCTGGTCGAGCCCGGCAAGGTGCTCACCGACGCCGACGCCCTGGCCACCTACGGCAAGGACTGGACCAAACACTTCGCCCCGGCACCCAGCGCCATCGTCTTCCCCAAGAGCGTCGAGCAGGTCCAGGCCATCGTCCGCTGGGCCAACCGGCACGGCGTCGCCCTGGTGCCCTCGGGCGGGCGCACCGGCCTGTCCGCCGCCGCGGTGGCGGCCAACGGGGAAGTCGTAGTCGCGTTCGACTACATGAACCAGATTCTCGCCTTCAACGAGTTCGACCGCACCGTGGTCTGCCAGCCGGGGGTGATCACCCAGCAGCTGCAGGACTTCGCCGAAGACCAGGGGCTGTACTACCCGGTGGACTTCGCCTCCGCCGGTTCCAGCCAGATCGGCGGCAACATCGCCACCAATGCCGGCGGCATCAAGGTGATTCGCTACGGCATGACCCGCAACTGGGTCGCCGGCCTCAAGGTCGTCACCGGCACCGGCGAGCTGCTGGAGTTGAACAAGGACCTGATCAAGAACGCCACCGGCTACGACCTGCGCCAGCTGTTCATCGGCGCCGAAGGGACGCTCGGTTTCGTGGTGGAGGCCACCATGCGCCTCGACCGCACGCCGCAGAACCTCACCGCCATGGTCCTCGGCACCCCGGACTTCGATTCGATCATGCCGGTGCTGCACGCCTTCCAGGGCAAGCTCGACCTGACCGCCTTCGAGTTCTTCTCCGACCGCTGCCTGGACAAGATCCTCGCCCGCGGCGACGTGCCGGCGCCCTTCGAGACCCGCGCGCCCTTCTATGCGCTGCTGGAGTTCGAGGCCACCACCGAGCAGGTCGCCGACGCGGCCCTGGCCACCTTCGAGCACTGCGTCGAGCAGGGTTGGGTGCTCGACGGGGTGATGAGCCAGAGCGAGCAGCAGCTGCAGAACCTGTGGAAGCTGCGCGAGTACATCTCTGAGACCATCGCCCACTGGACCCCCTACAAGAACGACATCTCGGTCACAGTGTCGAAGGTGCCGGCCTTCCTCGCCGACATCGACAACCTGGTCAACAGCAACTACCCGGACTTCGAGGTGCTCTGGTACGGCCACATCGGCGACGGCAATCTGCACCTGAACATCCTCAAGCCGGACGCGCTGAGCAAGGACGAGTTCTTCGCCAAGTGCGCCACGGTGAACAAGTGGGTGTTCGAGGTGGTGCAGAAGTACAACGGCTCGATCAGCGCCGAGCACGGCGTCGGCATGACCAAGCGCGACTACCTGGGCTACAGCCGCTCCGAGGCGGAGATCGGCTACATGAAGGCGATCAAGGCAGTGTTCGACCCCAATGGCATCATGAACCCCGGGAAGATCTTCCCGCTCTGA
- a CDS encoding alpha/beta hydrolase translates to MSESFNPDHLRPLLRPLAAGTLELPVVQAYRAFYGIDLGRQHAHLDCRLGSFPVAGYQIAAQLWAPPQPRATLLLVHGYYDHMGLYRHVVDWALGMNFAVLACDLPGHGLSSGARASIDDFAEYQQVLSALLDEAALLQLPQPWHLCGQSTGGAILLDYLLNGAPRPEVGQSILLAPLVRPRAWTWSQLSYRLLSPFVKAIPRRFSENSHDAAFIDFVQNRDPLQPRNLPTAWFAALRDWVPRIEAAPRSAVSPLIVQGEADMTVDWAHNLAVLQDKFAAPQILRLPRARHHLANEAADLRREYFAFLGERLA, encoded by the coding sequence ATGTCCGAGTCGTTCAACCCCGATCACCTGCGCCCGCTGTTGCGCCCCCTGGCGGCCGGCACGCTGGAGTTGCCGGTGGTGCAGGCCTATCGGGCCTTCTACGGCATCGACCTGGGGCGGCAGCACGCGCATCTGGACTGCCGCCTGGGCAGCTTTCCGGTCGCCGGTTACCAGATCGCCGCCCAGCTCTGGGCGCCGCCCCAGCCGCGGGCGACGCTGCTGCTGGTGCACGGCTACTACGACCACATGGGCTTGTACCGTCATGTGGTCGACTGGGCGCTGGGCATGAATTTCGCCGTGCTCGCCTGCGACCTGCCGGGGCACGGCCTGTCCAGCGGCGCCCGGGCCAGCATCGACGACTTCGCCGAGTACCAGCAGGTGTTGAGCGCCTTGCTCGACGAGGCGGCGCTGCTGCAGCTGCCGCAGCCCTGGCACCTGTGCGGGCAGAGCACCGGCGGGGCGATCCTGCTGGACTACCTGCTCAACGGCGCGCCGCGGCCGGAGGTCGGCCAGAGCATCCTCCTGGCGCCGCTGGTGCGGCCGCGGGCCTGGACCTGGTCGCAGCTCAGCTATCGCCTGCTCAGCCCCTTCGTCAAGGCGATTCCCCGGCGCTTCAGCGAGAACTCCCACGACGCCGCGTTCATCGACTTCGTGCAGAACCGCGACCCCCTGCAGCCGCGCAACCTGCCGACGGCCTGGTTCGCCGCCTTGCGTGACTGGGTGCCGCGGATCGAGGCGGCGCCGCGCAGCGCCGTCAGCCCGCTGATCGTTCAGGGCGAGGCGGACATGACGGTGGACTGGGCGCACAACCTGGCGGTGCTGCAGGACAAGTTCGCTGCCCCGCAGATCCTGCGCCTGCCGCGGGCGCGCCATCACCTGGCCAACGAGGCGGCGGACCTGCGCCGGGAGTATTTCGCCTTCCTCGGCGAGCGCCTGGCCTGA
- a CDS encoding DUF523 domain-containing protein, which translates to MQKILVSRCLLGHPVRYDGGAHGPFGLLERWQAEGRVVALCPEVAGGLPTPRPPAEIPGGQGAQVLDGLRPVLSAEGEDFSAAFLAGARQALALVERQQIRLAVLKARSPSCGNRENYDGSFSGLKVAGEGVTAALLRRAGVQVFNEEELAEAEAALQELEAD; encoded by the coding sequence ATGCAAAAGATTCTGGTCAGCCGCTGTCTGCTCGGCCACCCGGTACGCTACGACGGCGGCGCCCACGGCCCCTTCGGCCTGCTCGAGCGCTGGCAGGCCGAGGGCCGGGTGGTGGCCCTCTGTCCCGAGGTGGCCGGCGGCTTGCCGACGCCGCGACCGCCGGCGGAGATTCCCGGCGGCCAGGGCGCCCAGGTGCTCGATGGCCTGCGGCCAGTGCTCAGTGCCGAGGGCGAGGACTTCAGCGCCGCCTTCCTCGCCGGGGCGCGGCAGGCGCTGGCCCTGGTCGAGCGCCAGCAGATCCGTCTGGCGGTGCTCAAGGCGCGCAGCCCGTCCTGCGGCAACCGCGAGAACTACGACGGCAGCTTCAGCGGGCTCAAGGTGGCCGGCGAGGGGGTGACCGCGGCGCTGCTGCGGCGTGCCGGCGTGCAAGTGTTCAACGAGGAGGAACTGGCCGAGGCCGAGGCGGCGCTGCAGGAGCTGGAGGCGGACTGA
- the potA gene encoding polyamine ABC transporter ATP-binding protein yields the protein MAVASSAYKKVLEGDQQPKEVLVKIERVTKKFDETVAVDDVSLTINKGEIFALLGGSGSGKSTLLRMLAGFERPTEGRIFLDGVDITDMPPYERPINMMFQSYALFPHMSVADNIAFGLKQDRMPKAEIDARVEEMLKLVQMTQYAKRKPHQLSGGQRQRVALARSLAKSPKLLLLDEPMGALDKKLRSQMQLELVEIIERVGVTCVMVTHDQEEAMTMAQRIAIMHLGWIAQIGSPVDIYETPTSRLVCEFIGNVNLFDGQVVEDMEGHALIDSPDLERNIFVGHGVSTSVQDKSITYAIRPEKLLVTTEQPTCEHNWSRGTVHDIAYLGGHSVFHVQLPSGKIVQSFVANAERRGARPTWDDEVFVWWEDDSGVALRS from the coding sequence ATGGCAGTTGCTTCTAGTGCCTATAAGAAGGTCCTCGAGGGCGATCAGCAGCCCAAAGAGGTACTGGTCAAGATCGAGCGGGTGACCAAGAAGTTCGACGAGACGGTCGCCGTCGACGACGTCTCGCTGACCATCAACAAGGGTGAGATCTTCGCCCTGCTCGGCGGCTCCGGTTCGGGCAAGTCGACCCTGCTGCGCATGCTCGCCGGCTTCGAGCGGCCCACCGAGGGGCGGATCTTCCTCGACGGCGTGGACATCACCGACATGCCGCCCTACGAGCGGCCGATCAACATGATGTTCCAGTCCTACGCGCTGTTTCCGCACATGAGCGTGGCCGACAACATCGCCTTCGGCCTCAAGCAGGACCGCATGCCCAAGGCGGAGATCGACGCCCGGGTCGAGGAAATGCTCAAGCTGGTGCAGATGACCCAGTACGCCAAGCGCAAGCCGCACCAGCTGTCCGGCGGCCAGCGCCAGCGCGTGGCCCTGGCCCGCTCCCTGGCCAAGAGTCCCAAGCTGCTGCTGCTCGACGAGCCCATGGGTGCCCTGGACAAGAAGCTGCGTTCGCAGATGCAGCTGGAGCTGGTGGAGATCATCGAGCGCGTCGGCGTGACCTGCGTGATGGTCACCCACGACCAGGAAGAGGCCATGACCATGGCCCAGCGCATCGCCATCATGCACCTGGGCTGGATCGCCCAGATCGGCAGCCCGGTGGACATCTACGAGACCCCCACCAGCCGCCTGGTCTGCGAGTTCATCGGCAACGTCAACCTGTTCGACGGCCAGGTGGTCGAGGACATGGAAGGCCACGCGCTGATCGACAGCCCGGACCTGGAGCGCAACATCTTCGTCGGCCACGGCGTCAGCACCTCGGTGCAGGACAAGAGCATCACCTACGCCATTCGCCCGGAAAAGCTGCTGGTCACCACCGAGCAGCCGACCTGCGAGCACAACTGGTCGCGTGGCACCGTGCACGACATCGCCTACCTGGGCGGTCACTCGGTGTTCCATGTGCAGCTGCCCAGCGGCAAGATCGTCCAGTCCTTCGTCGCCAACGCCGAGCGCCGCGGCGCGCGGCCGACCTGGGACGACGAGGTCTTCGTCTGGTGGGAGGACGACAGCGGGGTGGCATTGCGCTCATGA
- a CDS encoding IS481 family transposase: protein MNLHKHARLTPRGRALLVQRIQHGLRVEEAAQAAGVSVRTAYKWLRRFREEGEAGLMDRSSRPQHCPHATPDTVVERLIEHRRCRKTYRQIARELGLAVSTVARRLRRAGFHRLAELEPAPPVVRYEYPTPGDLLHLDIKKLGRFWRPGHRVTGDRQQNSDGAGWEFVHVAIDDASRIAFSSLHPDERGRSACQALLQALRYYRSLGIRFTRIMTDNGSCYRSRTFRRLLRRLGLRHLRTKPYTPRTNGKAERFIQTSLREWAYAHSYESSAQRAQHLTPWLHHYNWHRPHASLGYQPPISRVPLSLNNVLGLHN, encoded by the coding sequence ATGAACCTGCATAAACATGCCCGTCTTACCCCTCGCGGTCGAGCCCTTTTGGTTCAGCGCATCCAGCACGGCTTGCGGGTCGAAGAAGCCGCCCAGGCGGCCGGTGTGAGCGTGCGAACCGCCTACAAATGGTTGCGGCGCTTTCGCGAGGAAGGCGAGGCCGGGTTGATGGATCGTTCATCACGTCCGCAACACTGCCCGCATGCGACACCCGATACCGTGGTCGAGCGTCTGATCGAACATCGGCGATGCCGCAAGACCTATCGGCAGATCGCCAGAGAGCTAGGCTTGGCCGTCAGCACTGTTGCGCGCCGCCTGCGGCGGGCCGGCTTTCATCGACTGGCTGAGCTGGAGCCGGCGCCACCGGTGGTGCGCTACGAGTACCCGACACCCGGAGATCTGCTGCATCTGGATATCAAAAAGCTGGGCCGTTTCTGGCGACCTGGCCATCGGGTCACCGGCGACCGCCAGCAGAACTCCGACGGCGCGGGCTGGGAATTCGTCCACGTGGCCATCGACGATGCCAGCCGCATCGCCTTCAGCAGCCTGCATCCTGACGAGCGTGGTCGCAGTGCTTGCCAAGCCTTGCTCCAGGCGCTGCGCTACTACCGCAGCCTGGGCATTCGTTTCACCCGCATCATGACCGACAACGGCAGCTGCTATCGCTCTCGCACGTTTCGGCGTTTGCTCAGACGATTGGGGCTGCGCCATCTGCGCACCAAACCTTACACGCCACGCACCAACGGCAAGGCCGAGCGCTTCATCCAGACCAGTCTGCGCGAGTGGGCCTATGCCCATAGCTATGAAAGTTCGGCACAGCGAGCACAGCACCTGACGCCCTGGCTACATCACTACAATTGGCACCGGCCACACGCCAGCCTCGGCTACCAGCCACCAATCAGTCGCGTTCCGCTTTCACTGAATAACGTACTGGGTTTACACAACTAG
- a CDS encoding DUF6436 domain-containing protein, protein MPRPSRKTLLAGLLTLSAAAALFAALDWFEARYLRPFDERAALFSGAELRLPDELAGPGPIRLVHFWDPACPCNVGNQQHLSELIEQFSPRGVAFYAVPKPGSRGRLPAGLDDLQALPTLPGTERIPASPAVAIWDERGRLAYFGPYSEGLTCNANNSFIEPILEALTAGRTVNASNTLALGCFCDWSATPAQ, encoded by the coding sequence ATGCCCCGCCCCAGCCGCAAGACCCTGCTCGCCGGCCTGCTCACCCTCAGCGCGGCCGCCGCCCTGTTCGCCGCCCTGGACTGGTTCGAGGCGCGCTACCTACGCCCCTTCGACGAGCGGGCGGCGCTGTTCTCCGGCGCCGAGCTGCGCCTGCCGGACGAGCTGGCCGGCCCCGGGCCGATCCGTCTGGTGCACTTCTGGGACCCGGCCTGCCCCTGCAACGTCGGCAACCAGCAGCACCTGAGCGAGCTGATCGAGCAGTTCAGCCCCCGCGGCGTGGCCTTCTACGCCGTGCCGAAGCCCGGCAGCCGGGGCCGCCTGCCGGCCGGCCTGGACGATCTGCAAGCGCTGCCGACCCTGCCCGGCACCGAGCGCATACCGGCCAGCCCGGCGGTGGCCATCTGGGACGAGCGCGGCCGCCTGGCCTACTTCGGCCCCTACAGCGAGGGTCTCACCTGCAACGCGAACAACAGCTTCATCGAGCCCATCCTCGAGGCCCTGACGGCCGGGCGGACGGTGAACGCCAGCAACACGTTGGCGCTGGGCTGTTTCTGCGACTGGTCCGCAACGCCGGCGCAGTGA
- the serA gene encoding phosphoglycerate dehydrogenase, with amino-acid sequence MSKTSLDKSKIKFLLLEGVHQNAVDTLRAAGYTNIEYLKGALSGDELKEKIAEAHFIGIRSRTQLTAEVFDCAKKLVAVGCFCIGTNQVDLDAARERGIAVFNAPYSNTRSVAELVLAEAILLLRGIPEKNASCHRGGWIKSAANSFEIRGKKLGIVGYGSIGTQLSVLAEALGMQVYFYDVVTKLPLGNATQIGNLYELLGMCDIVSLHVPELASTQWMIGEKEIRAMKKGGILINAARGTVVELDHLAEAIKDEHLIGAAIDVFPVEPKSNEEEFASPLRGLDRVILTPHIGGSTAEAQANIGLEVAEKLVKYSDNGTSVSSVNFPEVALPSHPGKHRLLHVHANVPGVMSEINKVFADNGINISGQFLQTNDKVGYVVIDVDAEYSDLALEKLQHVHGTIRSRVLF; translated from the coding sequence ATGAGCAAGACCTCTCTCGACAAGAGCAAGATCAAGTTCCTTCTCCTCGAAGGCGTCCACCAGAATGCCGTGGACACCCTGAGGGCCGCCGGCTACACCAACATCGAGTACCTCAAGGGCGCCCTGTCAGGCGACGAGCTGAAAGAGAAGATCGCCGAGGCCCACTTCATCGGCATCCGCTCGCGCACCCAGCTGACCGCCGAGGTCTTCGACTGCGCCAAGAAACTGGTGGCGGTCGGCTGCTTCTGCATCGGCACCAACCAGGTCGACCTGGACGCCGCCCGCGAGCGCGGCATCGCGGTGTTCAACGCGCCCTACTCCAACACCCGCTCGGTGGCCGAGCTGGTGCTGGCCGAGGCCATCCTGCTGCTGCGCGGCATCCCGGAGAAGAACGCCTCCTGCCACCGCGGCGGCTGGATCAAGAGCGCGGCCAACTCCTTCGAGATCCGCGGCAAGAAGCTCGGCATCGTCGGCTACGGCTCGATCGGCACCCAGCTGTCGGTCCTCGCCGAAGCCCTGGGCATGCAGGTGTACTTCTACGACGTGGTGACCAAGCTGCCCCTGGGCAACGCCACGCAGATCGGCAACCTCTACGAGCTGCTGGGCATGTGCGACATCGTCTCGCTGCACGTGCCGGAACTGGCGTCGACCCAGTGGATGATCGGCGAGAAGGAAATCCGCGCCATGAAGAAGGGCGGCATCCTGATCAACGCCGCCCGCGGCACCGTGGTCGAGCTGGACCACCTGGCCGAGGCGATCAAGGACGAACACCTGATCGGCGCCGCCATCGACGTGTTCCCGGTCGAGCCCAAGTCCAACGAGGAAGAGTTCGCCAGCCCGCTGCGCGGCCTGGACCGGGTGATCCTGACCCCGCACATCGGCGGTTCCACCGCCGAGGCGCAGGCCAACATCGGCCTGGAAGTGGCGGAGAAGCTGGTCAAGTACAGCGACAACGGCACCTCGGTGTCTTCGGTCAACTTCCCCGAGGTGGCCCTGCCCTCGCACCCGGGCAAGCACCGCCTGCTGCACGTCCACGCCAACGTGCCGGGGGTGATGAGCGAGATCAACAAGGTGTTCGCCGACAACGGCATCAACATCTCCGGCCAGTTCCTGCAGACCAACGACAAGGTCGGCTACGTGGTGATCGACGTCGACGCCGAGTACTCCGACCTGGCCCTGGAGAAACTCCAGCACGTGCACGGCACCATCCGCAGCCGCGTGCTGTTCTAG
- a CDS encoding fumarylacetoacetate hydrolase family protein: MSYQHQYVDGTHIHFPMGKVVCVGRNYAEHAKELNNPLPSEPLLFIKPGSCVVPLEDGFAIPADRGAVHYEAEIAVLIGKPLSRSPDAEEVRDAISGFAPALDLTLREVQARLKEQGYPWEIAKSFDGACVLAPFVPGDAIEALGDIGIRLSINGEVRQDGNSGDMLNPILPLIQHICGHFSLQPGDVVLTGTPVGVGPLHQGDELVLELPGHARFASRVL; encoded by the coding sequence ATGAGTTACCAGCACCAGTATGTCGATGGCACCCATATCCACTTTCCGATGGGCAAGGTGGTGTGCGTCGGCCGCAACTATGCCGAGCACGCCAAGGAACTGAACAACCCGCTGCCGAGTGAGCCGCTGCTGTTCATCAAGCCCGGCAGCTGCGTGGTGCCGCTGGAGGATGGCTTCGCCATTCCCGCCGATCGCGGCGCGGTGCACTACGAGGCGGAGATCGCCGTGCTGATCGGCAAGCCGCTGTCGCGCAGCCCCGACGCCGAGGAGGTGCGCGACGCCATCTCCGGCTTCGCCCCGGCGCTGGACCTGACCCTGCGCGAGGTGCAGGCCCGGCTCAAGGAGCAGGGCTATCCCTGGGAGATCGCCAAGTCCTTCGACGGCGCCTGCGTGCTGGCGCCCTTCGTGCCGGGCGATGCCATCGAGGCGCTGGGCGACATCGGCATCCGCCTCAGCATCAACGGCGAGGTCCGCCAGGACGGCAACAGCGGCGACATGCTCAACCCCATACTGCCGCTGATCCAGCACATCTGCGGCCACTTCAGCCTGCAGCCGGGCGACGTGGTGCTCACCGGCACGCCGGTCGGCGTCGGTCCGCTGCACCAGGGCGACGAGCTGGTGCTGGAGCTGCCGGGGCATGCGCGCTTCGCCAGTCGCGTGCTGTAG
- a CDS encoding ABC transporter permease subunit encodes MPKGRHFVIGVPFVWLFLFFLLPFAIVLKISFAEADLAIPPYTEIYAWADNQLSLVINLGNYIFLSEDELYLAAYLGSLQMAFFSTLLCLLIGYPMAYAIARAPKEMQTVFLLLIMMPTWTAILIRVYAWMGILSSNGLLNGLLLSLGLIDSPLRILNTNVAVYIGIVYSYLPFMVLPLYANLVKHDQSLLEAAADLGSSNFNSFWKITVPLSKNGIIAGCMLVFIPVVGEFVIPELLGGPETLMIGKVLWQEFFNNRDWPVAASLAVVMLAILIIPIILFNRNQAKEMEGRV; translated from the coding sequence CTGCCCAAGGGCCGGCACTTCGTCATAGGCGTGCCCTTCGTCTGGCTGTTCCTGTTCTTCCTGCTGCCCTTCGCCATCGTGCTGAAGATCAGCTTCGCCGAAGCCGACCTGGCCATCCCGCCCTATACCGAAATCTACGCCTGGGCCGACAACCAGCTGTCGCTGGTGATCAACCTGGGCAACTACATCTTCCTCAGCGAGGACGAGCTGTACCTGGCCGCCTACCTCGGCTCGTTGCAGATGGCCTTCTTCAGCACCCTGCTGTGCCTGCTGATCGGCTATCCGATGGCCTATGCCATCGCTCGCGCGCCCAAGGAAATGCAGACGGTGTTCCTGCTGCTGATCATGATGCCGACCTGGACGGCGATCCTGATCCGCGTCTATGCCTGGATGGGCATCCTCAGCAGCAACGGCCTGCTCAACGGCCTGCTGCTGAGCCTGGGGCTGATCGACTCGCCGCTGCGCATCCTCAACACCAACGTCGCGGTGTACATCGGCATCGTCTACTCCTACCTGCCGTTCATGGTTCTGCCGCTCTACGCCAACCTGGTCAAGCACGACCAGAGCCTGTTGGAGGCGGCGGCCGACCTGGGTTCGAGCAACTTCAACAGCTTCTGGAAGATCACCGTGCCGCTGTCGAAGAACGGCATCATCGCCGGCTGCATGCTGGTGTTCATCCCGGTGGTCGGCGAGTTCGTCATCCCCGAGCTGCTCGGCGGGCCGGAGACCCTGATGATCGGCAAGGTGCTGTGGCAGGAGTTCTTCAACAACCGCGACTGGCCGGTGGCGGCGTCCCTGGCGGTGGTGATGCTGGCGATCCTGATCATCCCGATCATCCTGTTCAACCGTAACCAAGCGAAGGAAATGGAGGGCCGCGTATGA